The Gammaproteobacteria bacterium genome window below encodes:
- a CDS encoding VOC family protein — MNIHEKINYVEFPAKDINAAKAFFTAAFDWTFTDYGPDYTAFENQGLDGGFFTSDKTTSTEDGSALVVFYSNALEATQTKIKNADGTIIQDIFPFPGGRRFHFADPNGNEYAVWSDK; from the coding sequence ATGAATATTCATGAAAAAATTAATTACGTAGAATTTCCGGCTAAAGATATTAATGCGGCAAAAGCATTTTTCACTGCTGCCTTTGATTGGACCTTTACTGACTACGGGCCAGACTACACTGCTTTTGAAAATCAAGGTCTTGATGGCGGTTTTTTCACATCAGATAAAACCACTTCAACTGAAGACGGTAGCGCCTTAGTAGTTTTTTATAGTAATGCATTAGAAGCAACACAAACTAAAATTAAAAATGCAGACGGAACAATCATTCAAGATATATTTCCTTTCCCAGGCGGTCGGCGCTTTCATTTTGCAGACCCAAATGGAAACGAGTATGCGGTTTGGTCAGATAAATAA
- a CDS encoding DoxX family membrane protein yields MFANLIKITLLGERRWEWLPILVARVSLGLFFAVSGYNKLFNEEKHAGLIELMMEIGVPLPEFMALFLACVEFFGGLMLMVGFLSTFVCIALTIAMIVAIATVEIEHIIPKGIGPLDWMSWFLYLPQVMYIILFGWLITTGPGKLSLDYFLAKKLGMDNDS; encoded by the coding sequence ATGTTTGCGAATTTAATTAAAATAACGCTACTGGGTGAGCGACGCTGGGAATGGTTGCCTATCTTGGTTGCACGCGTATCGCTGGGTTTGTTTTTTGCAGTTTCAGGCTACAACAAACTTTTTAATGAAGAGAAACATGCAGGATTAATCGAACTGATGATGGAAATCGGCGTGCCGCTGCCTGAATTTATGGCATTGTTTTTGGCATGCGTAGAGTTCTTTGGTGGTTTAATGCTTATGGTAGGTTTTTTGTCTACATTTGTATGTATCGCGCTAACCATTGCTATGATTGTAGCCATCGCCACAGTAGAAATTGAACATATAATACCAAAAGGTATTGGCCCGTTAGACTGGATGAGCTGGTTTCTTTACTTGCCACAAGTGATGTACATAATTCTATTTGGTTGGTTGATAACTACGGGACCTGGGAAATTAAGTTTGGATTATTTCTTAGCAAAAAAACTGGGTATGGATAATGACAGCTGA
- a CDS encoding SDR family NAD(P)-dependent oxidoreductase: protein MTTSYDIKGKTALVTGANRGIGKVIVETLIDKGGVKKVYAAVRNLDSAKPLIDQYGDQVEVILIDLEKPETIKQAATKATDVDIIVNNAGVLKTSTPLDANALDSMAYEMDMNVSGLVRMAQAFAPVLKKNGGGALIQLNSLASIKSFAPFATYSASKAAAYSITQALRDLLKEQGTTVVSVHPGPIATEMADAAGIGEIAEPPSLVADSILEALEKGEFHAFPDSMAKQFEGEYQGFAENIVNANLLG, encoded by the coding sequence ATGACGACTTCATACGACATTAAAGGAAAAACAGCATTAGTAACGGGTGCAAATCGCGGCATTGGAAAAGTGATTGTAGAAACCTTAATAGATAAAGGTGGCGTTAAAAAAGTTTATGCAGCCGTTAGAAATCTAGACTCAGCTAAACCTTTAATAGACCAGTACGGAGATCAAGTTGAGGTTATTTTAATTGATTTAGAAAAACCAGAAACAATAAAGCAAGCTGCAACTAAGGCGACGGATGTAGATATTATAGTAAACAATGCGGGCGTGCTCAAAACATCAACACCTTTAGATGCAAATGCTTTGGACAGCATGGCGTATGAAATGGATATGAATGTATCGGGTTTAGTAAGAATGGCTCAAGCCTTTGCACCGGTATTAAAAAAGAATGGGGGTGGAGCATTAATTCAACTTAATTCATTGGCATCGATAAAGAGTTTTGCACCCTTTGCAACCTACAGTGCATCTAAGGCAGCAGCATATTCAATTACGCAAGCCTTGCGTGATCTTTTAAAAGAGCAAGGAACAACGGTTGTGAGTGTGCACCCAGGACCAATAGCCACCGAGATGGCTGATGCAGCTGGTATCGGCGAAATTGCAGAACCCCCTAGCCTAGTTGCGGATAGTATTCTTGAGGCGCTTGAAAAAGGAGAGTTCCATGCGTTTCCTGATTCTATGGCAAAACAATTTGAGGGTGAATATCAAGGATTTGCAGAAAATATCGTTAATGCCAATCTACTAGGGTAA
- a CDS encoding nuclease: protein MKLSKKVIWFALLLSVVACEDFSFNEVYEGKVVNVLDGDSINIIQQGKEVRIRLAEIDAPERNQPFWKQSRKALEEYVSGKTVSVEEFDRDQYGRIVGHVYINDTWVNGELVQRGYAYVYDRYAVSKKLYQYQAQAEKNKLGIWTLPESQRTKPWDWRKKNKK, encoded by the coding sequence ATGAAGTTAAGCAAGAAAGTTATATGGTTTGCTTTACTGCTCAGCGTAGTTGCATGCGAAGACTTTTCTTTTAATGAAGTTTATGAAGGAAAGGTGGTGAATGTACTGGATGGAGATTCAATAAATATTATTCAACAAGGCAAAGAAGTTCGCATTCGACTAGCAGAGATTGATGCTCCTGAGCGTAATCAGCCATTTTGGAAGCAGTCACGAAAAGCGTTGGAAGAATATGTGTCTGGAAAAACTGTTTCGGTTGAGGAGTTTGATCGTGATCAATATGGCCGCATCGTCGGGCATGTTTACATAAACGATACTTGGGTGAATGGTGAGTTGGTGCAACGGGGCTATGCTTATGTGTACGACCGTTATGCAGTTTCTAAGAAATTATACCAGTATCAAGCACAAGCAGAGAAAAATAAACTAGGTATATGGACATTACCTGAAAGTCAAAGAACTAAACCTTGGGATTGGCGCAAAAAAAATAAAAAGTGA
- a CDS encoding MATE family efflux transporter, with the protein MLKAMQHRWAEESGYREVLVISIPLILSTGAWSILLFFDRMFLAWYSPAAIAAAMPAGMTSFAMLCFFIGTAAYVNTFVAQYYGAEEDHKIGAIVWQGIYFSAMSLVVIIPAYFLASKFFAMVGHAPEVQVQETLYFEILMYSAMFMVLNNALGSFFSGLGKTMVVMWVSVIITIINIALDYIFIFGNFGFPEMGIRGAATASNIAVISGALLYLYLIFQKKYRARFNLTSSWKLDRSLFNRLIYFGAPNGLRLFIDMTAFTGFLLIVGTLGTYEGVTTNIAFNIEALSFLPMVGMMIGVAVIVGQRLGENKPELAEKAAWSAIHLALAFFGVLAVLYLTVPKMFIYPFTLHGGLSELDNSVETIVVLLRFIAFFCLFDAIFLVFLGALEGAGDTHFIMKMSILISIFLLVVPCYLYIRYFDAKLLGLWWIITLNVVIYCLVFFWRFKTGPWKSMRVISD; encoded by the coding sequence ATGTTAAAAGCAATGCAACATCGATGGGCAGAAGAGAGTGGATACCGTGAAGTTTTAGTAATATCAATCCCTTTAATTTTAAGCACTGGTGCTTGGAGTATTTTATTATTTTTCGATCGTATGTTTCTCGCTTGGTATTCACCTGCCGCAATAGCAGCCGCAATGCCAGCAGGGATGACAAGTTTTGCAATGTTGTGTTTTTTCATTGGAACGGCAGCGTATGTAAATACATTTGTTGCACAGTATTACGGAGCAGAAGAGGACCATAAAATTGGTGCTATCGTATGGCAAGGTATTTACTTCAGTGCAATGTCGTTAGTAGTGATTATTCCTGCCTACTTCTTAGCCAGTAAATTCTTTGCAATGGTAGGGCATGCGCCAGAAGTGCAAGTACAAGAAACGCTGTATTTTGAAATATTAATGTATTCAGCCATGTTTATGGTGCTGAATAATGCATTAGGGAGTTTCTTTTCGGGTCTTGGGAAAACAATGGTTGTAATGTGGGTAAGTGTAATAATTACCATCATCAATATAGCGCTAGATTATATTTTCATTTTCGGAAATTTTGGGTTCCCTGAAATGGGCATTCGCGGTGCTGCTACAGCAAGTAACATCGCTGTCATATCTGGTGCGCTACTATATCTATACCTAATTTTTCAAAAAAAATACCGTGCTAGGTTTAATTTAACATCCTCTTGGAAATTAGATAGATCGCTATTTAATAGATTGATCTACTTTGGCGCTCCAAATGGACTTAGATTATTTATTGATATGACTGCCTTTACTGGGTTTCTTTTGATTGTCGGAACGCTTGGCACATATGAAGGTGTAACTACTAACATCGCATTTAATATTGAAGCACTATCTTTTCTGCCGATGGTGGGAATGATGATAGGAGTTGCAGTCATCGTTGGTCAAAGACTGGGTGAAAACAAACCTGAACTTGCAGAAAAAGCAGCATGGTCTGCAATTCATCTTGCACTCGCATTCTTTGGTGTACTTGCAGTGTTGTATTTAACCGTTCCTAAAATGTTTATCTACCCATTCACCTTGCACGGAGGATTAAGTGAGTTAGATAACAGTGTTGAAACCATTGTGGTGTTATTAAGATTTATTGCATTCTTTTGCCTGTTTGATGCAATCTTTTTAGTGTTCCTAGGTGCATTAGAAGGCGCAGGGGATACGCATTTTATTATGAAAATGAGTATTCTAATTTCTATATTTTTATTAGTCGTACCCTGTTATTTGTACATACGATATTTTGATGCAAAGTTACTAGGACTTTGGTGGATTATTACTTTAAATGTAGTGATTTATTGCTTGGTATTTTTCTGGAGATTTAAAACCGGCCCATGGAAAAGTATGCGGGTGATATCAGATTAA
- a CDS encoding sodium:proline symporter, translating to MEYALIAIAGVIATLSIVFAPIAKTVNTFFSGSSSQGEAPSLITLTFSQVTTWIFARSLMNAAILGYYYGIWGTLAYALYYLSFLTGGKIIDKLRFEQGFASVQDFLQARFGRMGVTCYNIVIIIRLVSEVFANLLVIGMLFGMAGSNAYILAIIAFSAVTLLYSMLGGLHASLKTDVLQMSIFVFVLLMLLATVLGSGQFAIADLAFKEFQFDQPGPILMLVALLQIWSYPMHDPVMMDRGFIADRDTTRKSFYHAAWISIICIIAFGVLGVWAGAHAGEGDTMNTVLIRLLGDWPMLLFSTTLVVSAMSTLDSTLSSSAKLIAVDMRLVGTSVKNGRVIMLVFMLLGLLCVFFGNQDLFSAVAVSGTASLFLAPVVFFSIFGKQKNIPSWSYLFAFMIAILGAGLYFLESSGHTQWLGDAHKYTKLLIISLVILVTGCALFFVGQLSYSRNRSLN from the coding sequence ATGGAATATGCGCTGATCGCTATAGCAGGCGTAATTGCTACCTTGTCTATTGTATTTGCACCCATCGCAAAAACAGTAAATACGTTTTTTTCGGGTTCATCATCACAGGGTGAAGCACCAAGTTTAATTACATTAACCTTCTCTCAAGTCACTACCTGGATATTTGCACGTTCTTTAATGAACGCTGCCATTCTTGGTTATTACTACGGAATATGGGGCACACTTGCTTATGCGCTTTACTATTTGTCGTTTCTAACTGGCGGTAAAATAATAGATAAGTTGCGCTTTGAACAAGGATTTGCAAGTGTGCAAGATTTTTTACAAGCACGTTTTGGTCGTATGGGGGTCACTTGTTACAACATTGTGATCATCATTCGTCTAGTAAGTGAAGTATTTGCTAACTTACTAGTGATAGGCATGCTGTTTGGCATGGCAGGTTCGAATGCTTACATTCTGGCCATCATTGCTTTTTCTGCAGTCACTTTACTGTATTCAATGTTAGGTGGATTACATGCCTCTTTGAAAACGGATGTGTTGCAGATGAGTATTTTTGTATTTGTACTTTTAATGTTACTTGCTACGGTTTTAGGGAGTGGGCAATTTGCGATTGCTGATTTAGCATTTAAAGAGTTTCAATTTGATCAACCTGGTCCAATATTAATGCTAGTGGCATTATTACAAATATGGAGCTACCCAATGCATGATCCAGTAATGATGGATCGAGGATTTATAGCAGACAGAGATACTACGCGTAAAAGTTTTTACCATGCGGCTTGGATAAGTATTATTTGTATTATTGCATTTGGTGTCTTGGGTGTTTGGGCGGGCGCGCATGCAGGAGAAGGCGATACTATGAATACCGTGCTGATACGGTTACTAGGTGACTGGCCAATGCTGCTGTTTAGTACCACCTTAGTTGTTTCTGCGATGTCTACACTCGATAGCACGTTATCTAGCTCTGCAAAATTAATTGCTGTAGATATGAGACTTGTAGGTACCAGTGTAAAAAATGGTCGAGTAATTATGTTGGTGTTTATGTTGTTGGGATTGCTGTGTGTATTTTTTGGCAATCAAGATCTTTTCAGTGCTGTGGCAGTGAGTGGAACTGCATCGTTATTTCTAGCGCCAGTAGTGTTCTTTTCTATCTTTGGCAAGCAAAAAAATATTCCAAGTTGGAGTTATTTGTTTGCTTTTATGATCGCCATATTAGGTGCAGGGCTCTATTTTCTTGAATCATCAGGTCATACTCAATGGCTAGGTGATGCGCATAAGTACACTAAGTTGTTAATCATTTCATTAGTGATTTTAGTCACAGGTTGTGCGTTATTTTTTGTGGGCCAATTAAGCTATTCACGCAATAGAAGTCTTAATTAA
- a CDS encoding EamA family transporter, with protein sequence MIGRIPGPALLWYSIIIFGAASSIVHILAELGTQHTVDGRNVISFCNLLFAGNACAVIVLYAVHRKQWTMENLRKLTNLEWLFLVILALLANCLAPWLFFVAIESTMVTNVVLISQIEPPLLLFLAWLVFKDQISKWSFIGSIICLLGVALIALLQPQTEGLIIGRGEVYAALAAVIYAVSIVLAKLFLKNVPLGIFSVFRSAVGTIVFFIIASYLFGLGHFVDIGSPFLWKWMLVYGGIIIVSGQLAWDTGVRKSQSTDVSLATSFAPVSGVLAAYLILGEQPSSAHYIGGAVLLSGIAIFYMQPCKKFIKKNYKMKVYQKKRLCLA encoded by the coding sequence ATGATTGGACGTATTCCAGGTCCAGCACTTCTGTGGTACTCCATTATCATTTTTGGAGCTGCAAGTTCCATTGTCCATATCCTTGCAGAACTCGGCACTCAGCACACGGTGGATGGCCGTAACGTCATATCATTTTGTAATTTGCTATTTGCAGGTAATGCTTGTGCAGTAATCGTGTTATATGCAGTTCACCGCAAGCAATGGACCATGGAAAATTTGCGCAAACTTACAAATTTAGAGTGGTTGTTTCTAGTTATTTTAGCACTGCTTGCTAATTGTCTTGCACCATGGCTATTTTTTGTAGCAATAGAAAGCACCATGGTGACCAACGTTGTGTTAATTAGTCAAATTGAACCTCCATTGTTACTTTTTTTAGCTTGGTTGGTGTTTAAAGATCAAATTAGTAAATGGTCATTCATAGGCTCGATAATATGTTTGCTAGGGGTTGCGTTAATTGCATTACTACAACCGCAAACAGAAGGCTTAATTATTGGTCGGGGTGAGGTTTATGCAGCCCTTGCAGCGGTAATTTATGCGGTGTCCATCGTGCTTGCAAAATTATTTCTAAAAAATGTACCGCTTGGAATTTTTAGTGTATTTAGAAGCGCAGTGGGCACGATTGTATTTTTTATCATAGCCTCGTATCTATTTGGCCTGGGTCATTTTGTTGATATAGGTTCGCCTTTTCTTTGGAAATGGATGTTGGTGTATGGCGGCATTATTATCGTATCCGGTCAACTAGCATGGGATACCGGTGTACGGAAATCACAATCCACTGATGTATCGCTAGCTACTTCATTTGCTCCGGTATCCGGTGTACTCGCCGCATATTTAATCCTTGGAGAGCAACCTAGCTCCGCACATTATATTGGTGGCGCAGTGTTATTAAGCGGCATTGCAATTTTTTATATGCAACCTTGCAAAAAATTCATCAAGAAAAACTACAAGATGAAGGTATATCAGAAAAAAAGGCTGTGCCTAGCCTAG
- a CDS encoding YdiU family protein yields MLFNFDNTYAKQLEGFYSPYQSAKSPAPSIIKINTALASQLGLDLSCLSEEQQTEIFSGNLAPEGASPLAQVYAGHQFGGFVPQLGDGRALLLGEIVDSNGARFDIQLKGSGRTPYSRAGDGKSALGPVLREYIVSEAMHALGIPTTRALAAVTTGEQVTRNKDILPGGVFTRVAASHIRVGTFQYFAARGETEKIQQLADYTIARHYPKLRQELKESESLYLSLLTAISDAQAFLIAQWMSVGFIHGVMNTDNMTVSGETIDYGPCAFMDVYSPDTVFSSIDRQGRYAYQNQPPIAQWNLARLAETILPLIDDNNERAIELATEAINAFPEKYTEHWLTSMRAKIGLSTSEEDDLALINDLLATMDGQQVDFTLLFRNLAVLLQDHELPDTQQAAYTQFDDASLFKPWVERWRERLRHETQNTDKSIQLMNQVNPLYIPRNHKVEEALDAAVSHADYSKFETLIDTLSKPHLLQTGKDEYAQPAPETFGAYKTFCGT; encoded by the coding sequence ATGCTTTTTAACTTTGACAATACTTATGCAAAGCAACTTGAGGGGTTTTACTCCCCATATCAAAGTGCAAAATCACCAGCACCTTCAATCATTAAAATAAACACTGCGCTTGCCTCTCAACTTGGTTTAGATCTTTCATGTCTTAGCGAAGAACAACAAACAGAAATATTTTCTGGAAATCTTGCACCGGAGGGCGCATCACCACTCGCTCAAGTTTATGCAGGTCATCAGTTTGGTGGATTTGTACCGCAGTTAGGTGATGGCCGAGCTTTGTTATTAGGTGAAATTGTTGATAGCAACGGTGCACGTTTTGATATTCAACTAAAAGGTTCAGGCCGAACTCCTTATTCGCGTGCAGGTGATGGAAAATCTGCACTAGGACCTGTATTACGTGAATATATTGTAAGCGAGGCTATGCACGCACTTGGCATTCCAACCACACGTGCACTCGCTGCAGTCACTACGGGTGAACAAGTGACGCGCAATAAAGATATTTTACCTGGTGGAGTGTTTACCCGTGTGGCCGCGAGCCATATTCGTGTAGGGACGTTTCAGTATTTTGCAGCACGCGGTGAAACCGAAAAAATACAACAGTTAGCCGATTATACAATTGCGCGGCATTATCCTAAATTGAGGCAAGAACTAAAAGAATCTGAAAGTTTATATCTTTCTTTATTAACTGCTATTTCAGACGCACAAGCATTCCTCATTGCACAATGGATGTCGGTCGGTTTTATTCATGGCGTGATGAACACCGACAATATGACGGTATCAGGTGAAACTATTGATTACGGCCCTTGTGCATTTATGGATGTGTACTCACCCGATACGGTATTCAGTTCTATTGATAGACAAGGTCGTTATGCGTATCAGAATCAGCCACCTATTGCGCAATGGAATTTAGCACGCTTGGCAGAAACCATATTACCGTTGATAGACGATAATAATGAGCGTGCCATTGAATTAGCGACTGAAGCGATTAATGCTTTTCCAGAAAAATATACCGAACACTGGTTAACAAGCATGCGCGCAAAAATAGGCTTGAGTACTTCTGAAGAAGATGATTTAGCACTGATTAACGATTTACTAGCGACCATGGATGGACAACAGGTTGACTTTACACTGTTGTTTCGCAATCTTGCAGTTCTATTGCAAGACCATGAATTACCAGACACGCAACAGGCTGCCTACACACAATTTGATGATGCTTCTTTATTTAAACCGTGGGTGGAGCGATGGCGCGAACGGTTACGTCACGAGACACAAAATACAGATAAAAGCATTCAGCTAATGAATCAAGTTAACCCGCTCTACATTCCTCGTAACCACAAAGTGGAAGAAGCTCTAGACGCGGCTGTTTCTCATGCGGACTACTCTAAATTCGAAACTTTAATAGACACTCTTAGCAAGCCGCATCTGTTGCAAACAGGAAAAGATGAATACGCGCAACCCGCACCAGAAACATTTGGTGCTTACAAAACGTTTTGTGGTACTTAA
- a CDS encoding glutathione S-transferase — MMKLHNVDFSGNCYKVRLFLSLLKMDCEIVPIDLANKEHKSPAYLQKNPLGEIPVLEDGDLVLRDSQAILVYLARKYGTQDWFPNQPDEMALVMQWLSTACNEIARGPMDARAHYKFKLDIDIKKAQEKSSSILTIINNHLADRDWLELNRVTIADIACFPYIALAYEGKVSLDPYPNINKWIAGIKELPDFISMPGLQ, encoded by the coding sequence ATTATGAAACTGCACAATGTCGATTTTTCAGGAAATTGTTATAAGGTACGTCTGTTTTTATCTTTGCTAAAAATGGACTGCGAAATAGTACCCATCGATCTTGCCAACAAGGAACATAAATCTCCTGCATATTTACAGAAAAATCCTTTAGGTGAAATTCCCGTTCTTGAAGATGGTGATCTCGTCTTACGTGATTCTCAAGCGATTCTTGTTTATCTGGCAAGAAAATATGGTACTCAAGATTGGTTCCCTAACCAACCAGATGAAATGGCACTTGTGATGCAATGGCTATCTACTGCATGTAATGAAATTGCGCGCGGCCCAATGGATGCAAGAGCTCACTATAAATTTAAACTGGATATAGACATCAAAAAAGCGCAGGAGAAAAGCAGCTCTATTTTAACCATAATCAATAATCATCTTGCTGATAGAGATTGGCTGGAATTAAATCGCGTGACCATCGCTGACATTGCCTGCTTCCCCTACATTGCACTTGCATACGAAGGTAAAGTTTCTTTAGATCCTTACCCTAATATAAATAAGTGGATTGCAGGCATTAAGGAACTACCCGATTTTATTTCTATGCCAGGATTACAATGA
- a CDS encoding ABC-F family ATPase: MITTANITMQFGAKPLFENISAKFGDGNRYGLIGANGCGKSTFMKIMDGSQVPTSGNVSITPNERLGKLSQDQFAFEEFSVIDTVIMGHQQLWEIKQERERIYSLPEMSEEDGMKVADLEVEFAELDGYSAESRAGDLLLSAGIELEFHNGPMSEVAPGWKLRVLLVQALFSDPDLLLLDEPTNNLDINTIRWLENILNERKSTMIIVSHDRHFLNAVCTHMADMDFGELRVYPGNYDDFMIASTAVRERMQSENAKKKTQIADLQQFVSRFSANASKARQATSRAKQIEKIQLEEIKPSSRRSPFIRFNQEKKIHRNALTIEGLGHGFDGEELFNGGEMIIEAGTRLAVIGENGVGKSTFLRCLVNELKPDLGMIKWSENANLGYCPQDTSNEFEGNMNLFDWMALWRKPSHDDEAVRATLGRLLFSSDDFKKQAKVCSGGEKNRLLFGKLMLSDANILVLDEPTNHLDMESIESLNLALEHYEGTLIFVSHDREFVSSLANCIVEIKDQQMQLFHGNYEEYLASQEQSELVSTGT, encoded by the coding sequence TTGATTACTACCGCAAATATCACCATGCAATTTGGTGCAAAACCATTATTTGAAAATATCTCTGCAAAATTTGGTGATGGTAATCGTTATGGCTTAATTGGAGCTAATGGCTGCGGTAAATCTACCTTTATGAAAATCATGGATGGCAGCCAAGTGCCTACATCAGGCAATGTTTCCATTACCCCTAATGAACGTTTGGGTAAGTTGAGCCAGGACCAATTTGCTTTTGAAGAGTTTTCAGTGATTGATACGGTGATCATGGGTCACCAGCAGTTATGGGAAATTAAACAAGAGCGTGAGCGTATTTATTCATTGCCGGAAATGTCTGAAGAAGATGGCATGAAAGTAGCTGATTTAGAAGTAGAGTTTGCTGAATTGGATGGCTACAGTGCAGAAAGTCGTGCTGGTGATTTATTACTTAGTGCGGGTATAGAGCTAGAATTTCATAATGGTCCGATGAGTGAAGTAGCGCCTGGTTGGAAGTTGCGTGTGTTATTAGTGCAAGCTCTATTTTCAGACCCAGATTTATTACTGCTCGATGAACCAACCAATAACTTAGATATTAATACGATTCGTTGGTTAGAAAACATCTTAAACGAACGTAAAAGCACAATGATTATCGTCTCGCACGATAGGCACTTTCTAAATGCAGTATGCACGCATATGGCGGATATGGATTTTGGTGAACTGCGTGTTTATCCAGGCAACTATGATGACTTTATGATTGCATCTACAGCAGTGCGCGAACGCATGCAATCAGAAAATGCTAAAAAGAAGACGCAGATTGCAGACTTGCAACAGTTTGTTAGCCGCTTCTCAGCCAATGCATCGAAAGCCCGTCAGGCGACTTCACGTGCTAAGCAAATTGAAAAGATTCAGCTTGAAGAAATTAAACCTTCAAGTCGACGCAGTCCTTTTATTCGCTTTAACCAAGAGAAAAAAATACATCGCAACGCCTTGACTATAGAGGGCCTTGGCCATGGATTTGATGGCGAAGAGTTATTCAATGGTGGAGAAATGATTATTGAAGCAGGAACACGCTTGGCAGTAATCGGAGAAAATGGTGTAGGGAAATCAACTTTTCTACGCTGTTTAGTGAATGAGCTTAAACCTGATCTAGGCATGATCAAATGGTCCGAGAATGCAAACTTAGGGTACTGCCCACAAGATACAAGCAACGAGTTTGAAGGCAATATGAATTTATTTGACTGGATGGCTCTGTGGAGAAAACCCAGTCATGATGATGAGGCAGTTCGTGCCACGCTAGGTCGTTTATTATTTTCTTCAGATGATTTTAAGAAACAAGCTAAAGTGTGCTCGGGCGGCGAAAAAAATCGCTTGTTGTTTGGAAAGTTAATGTTGTCTGATGCGAATATTTTGGTATTAGATGAACCTACTAATCACCTTGATATGGAAAGTATCGAATCCCTCAATCTCGCACTAGAGCACTATGAAGGTACTTTGATATTTGTCAGCCATGACCGCGAATTTGTTTCATCTCTGGCTAATTGTATTGTAGAAATAAAAGATCAGCAGATGCAATTATTTCACGGCAACTATGAAGAATATCTTGCGAGCCAAGAGCAGTCTGAGCTTGTGAGCACAGGGACGTAA
- a CDS encoding sulfurtransferase, which produces MANKILYTPEEVQRLITKGNTVVVDIRDEEDYKENHIPGAVSIPDIFYYLAETSNEGLQEVQDKFQALFSAAGINADKTVIIYEDAFDSRYGGSCRGYWLLTYLGHPNTGILDGGFSAWLEAGMSADDETPNPEPSNFELNLREDIIATKEVVLASLVDYRIKLLDNRDRVEWVGKSSSPYGVDFAPRKGRLPGARWIEWYNFMERGSGIPYFKSPEKVRAMCAEYGLYPDDDIIIYCFKGARVSNTFVAMRLAGFKHMRNYFGSWNEWSRDDTLPINAEVLPD; this is translated from the coding sequence ATGGCAAATAAAATACTCTATACGCCTGAAGAAGTTCAAAGATTAATTACCAAAGGCAATACCGTAGTGGTCGATATTCGTGATGAAGAAGACTACAAAGAGAATCACATTCCTGGCGCAGTAAGCATTCCTGATATTTTTTACTATTTAGCAGAAACATCAAATGAAGGTTTGCAAGAAGTACAAGATAAGTTTCAAGCACTGTTCTCAGCAGCAGGAATAAACGCTGACAAAACCGTTATTATTTATGAAGATGCATTTGATAGTCGCTATGGCGGGTCTTGTCGAGGGTATTGGTTATTAACTTATTTGGGTCATCCGAATACAGGCATTTTAGATGGCGGCTTTTCTGCTTGGTTGGAAGCAGGCATGTCTGCAGACGATGAAACTCCAAATCCTGAGCCATCAAATTTCGAACTTAATCTACGTGAAGATATTATTGCCACGAAAGAAGTGGTGCTCGCATCCTTAGTAGACTACAGAATAAAATTACTCGACAACCGTGATCGAGTTGAGTGGGTGGGTAAAAGTTCTTCACCCTATGGCGTAGATTTTGCACCACGCAAAGGTCGTTTACCCGGTGCGCGCTGGATAGAGTGGTACAACTTTATGGAACGTGGCAGTGGCATTCCCTATTTCAAATCACCCGAAAAAGTGCGCGCCATGTGTGCAGAATATGGGTTATATCCTGATGACGATATTATAATTTATTGTTTCAAAGGTGCACGGGTTTCCAATACCTTCGTTGCTATGAGGCTGGCGGGATTTAAGCATATGCGCAACTACTTCGGTTCTTGGAATGAATGGTCTCGGGATGATACGTTACCCATAAATGCAGAAGTATTGCCTGATTAG